One genomic region from Pelorhabdus rhamnosifermentans encodes:
- a CDS encoding YDG domain-containing protein translates to MQRRWRRQWKRTVSKFILTSLAAATLSFSVYSTGYANPSGGTVTTGAGVITQNGNNMIITQTTDKMGINWQNFSIGAGEKTQFIQPGTNSVVLNRVIGSNPTTIYGTLSANGKVFLINPNGVLFAPGAQVNVGGLLASTLNIADSDFNAGNYSFRGSGGSVINNGTINAANGYVALLGSEVKNQGVIAAKQGTVALGAGSRITLDMNGDGLLNLAVDQAAMNTSVTNHNLIQADGGTVIMTTGAKDALLKTVVSNSGIIQAKSVSNQNGIIRLEGGTVTNSGTLDASGNVTGQTGGTVKVLGETVLLTDNAKLNASGDKGGGTILIGGNYQGKVTEENATNTTVGQNVTINADAITRGNGGKVVVWANDTTNYYGNISAKGGANSGDGGNVEVSGKKTLLYRGLTNLTANKGITGNMLLDPGEYIISTSATSGNVYNTTDLANQLNSANMTLQTDSSGIGDITIANDVTWTSGKSLTLTAFHNINVNAAINAGRNADVTLDAGHSVELGSSGIIITNNGNVNVKNHSETAASGIFDTDSTYLKMADNSKIYTQGGNVIIRSGILGGSQDGYVQIGNSGSGAVIDAGGGDITITGVTANGTDKGIVVGINSLLQSTGNGSIILNGVGKIGGNYSGGVIVCGVVQTMNGDITITGESRGTLDNNYGVEVTAGLIKSTGNGKVVLDGIGGPGTDANFGICVNNSGRVQVKDGSLIINGTSKGTGVGNHGVMLRIGANIESIGNAIVKITGIGGKGTHDNFGMQIDNSRIASVEGDVTLDVIGGQGSTGTNVGLVTTGSSTIESSGTAQININGTGGNGTSDNSGIWIASGTVKTVDGDIELNGAGGNGTASNNDGIVLGSSAIIQSSGKGKINLIGKGGIGTSSNEGISIGGVISSQQSNVYLNGTGGTATSTGIQMDVGTTIQAGGNATLVASGGNFINNGGANAVSTTSGKRWLIYSSSPAGNVTGGLELDHDFSLYNTAYASGVTPSYSGNGFIYASPLNLSATLTGTVTKIYDGTPSAALTAANFQLSGLSGATGTGGSVSGTYDNKNVGSGKTVTINGTATLSGVNDLIGKAVYGYNFDGTLNGTISGDITQAPLTAALTGTVKKTYDGTTAATLSSSSYSLNGVIGSDAVTLVTAANGNYGDKNVGSGKNVTVNGLSLSGSDAGNYTIGTSVNGNVGVIDQAPLTAVLTGTVKKTYDGTTTATLNSGNYSLNGVIGNDAVALVTATNGTYGDKNAGSGKNVTVNGLSLSGDDAGNYTIGTSVNGNVGVIDQASLTAVLTGTVKKTYDGKTTATLNSSNYSLNGVVTGDSVNVANTQGSYNDKNAGSGKNVAVDGITLSGGDAGNYTIGASVNGNVGVIDQAPLTAVLTGTVKKTYDGKTTATLNSSNYSLNGVVIGDSVNVANTQGSYNDKNAGSGKNVTADGITLSGGDADNYTVASSVSGNVGVIDKATLTVTATANTKVYDGTTGVSGIPKVSGLQTGDTVTNLSEVYTDQAVGINKTLTVSGYTLSDGNGGNNYIVTTVDNNSGVITAIPTQVPTEPQSDHYNGAIVTANDSHTDDASMNPVSHSINVKSYVVPKQGIDLTVVLPKADIVVPNGRQIDVTVPRDTLPLTDETMQLTALQSNGQPLPSWLSFDPQAVRFYGQPPTGFSGTIHVRITMRDTRGNETSAVFKLIIGTAANDQGTLQAETVGDSTKECLF, encoded by the coding sequence ATGCAAAGAAGATGGCGTCGACAGTGGAAACGCACTGTTTCAAAATTTATATTGACATCGCTAGCGGCGGCGACACTGTCCTTTAGTGTCTATAGCACCGGCTATGCTAACCCTAGCGGTGGTACGGTTACTACCGGTGCGGGTGTTATTACTCAGAACGGTAATAACATGATTATTACTCAGACCACTGACAAAATGGGGATCAACTGGCAGAACTTTAGTATCGGTGCCGGTGAAAAAACGCAGTTTATCCAGCCGGGGACTAATTCCGTGGTCTTAAATCGGGTTATTGGCAGTAACCCCACGACCATCTATGGCACTCTTTCCGCCAACGGCAAAGTTTTCCTCATCAATCCGAACGGCGTCTTATTCGCACCCGGCGCTCAAGTCAACGTTGGCGGCCTGCTGGCCTCCACATTGAATATCGCCGATAGTGACTTTAACGCCGGGAACTACAGCTTCCGAGGCAGCGGCGGTAGTGTTATTAATAATGGAACCATCAACGCAGCCAATGGCTATGTGGCTCTACTCGGGTCAGAAGTTAAAAACCAAGGTGTCATCGCTGCCAAACAAGGCACGGTGGCCTTAGGAGCAGGCAGCCGGATCACGCTGGACATGAACGGCGACGGCCTGCTAAATCTGGCAGTCGATCAAGCGGCTATGAACACCAGTGTTACCAATCACAACCTTATTCAGGCAGACGGCGGTACCGTCATTATGACTACTGGTGCCAAAGATGCTCTCTTAAAAACAGTCGTCAGTAACAGCGGCATCATTCAGGCAAAAAGCGTGAGTAATCAAAACGGTATTATCCGCCTGGAAGGCGGCACGGTAACCAATAGCGGCACACTCGACGCTTCGGGCAACGTCACAGGACAAACGGGCGGCACAGTAAAAGTGCTGGGCGAGACGGTGCTCCTCACTGACAATGCCAAGCTAAACGCCAGCGGCGATAAGGGCGGCGGCACCATCCTTATCGGCGGCAACTACCAAGGAAAAGTGACAGAAGAAAACGCCACCAACACAACAGTTGGACAGAATGTGACCATCAACGCCGATGCGATAACAAGAGGAAACGGTGGCAAAGTAGTAGTCTGGGCTAATGATACCACGAACTACTACGGCAACATCTCCGCCAAAGGCGGGGCCAATAGCGGTGATGGCGGCAATGTAGAAGTATCAGGCAAAAAGACACTACTCTACAGGGGATTAACGAACCTTACTGCAAACAAGGGTATAACAGGCAACATGCTATTAGATCCTGGAGAATATATCATAAGCACATCAGCAACCAGTGGCAATGTATATAACACAACCGACCTAGCGAACCAGCTCAATTCGGCAAATATGACACTTCAGACAGATAGTAGTGGAATTGGTGATATCACCATTGCCAATGATGTAACTTGGACAAGCGGAAAAAGCTTAACCTTAACTGCTTTTCATAATATTAACGTCAATGCGGCCATCAATGCAGGTAGAAATGCAGATGTGACACTTGATGCTGGCCACTCAGTTGAGTTAGGTAGCAGCGGAATTATAATAACTAATAATGGAAATGTGAATGTGAAAAATCATAGTGAGACAGCAGCTTCAGGAATTTTTGACACGGATTCCACCTATTTAAAAATGGCTGATAATAGTAAGATTTACACACAGGGAGGAAATGTCATCATTAGGTCTGGAATCCTTGGTGGCAGTCAGGATGGCTATGTACAGATTGGTAACAGTGGTAGTGGAGCTGTAATAGATGCCGGTGGGGGCGATATCACTATTACAGGCGTAACTGCCAATGGAACGGATAAAGGAATTGTCGTTGGAATTAATAGTTTGCTGCAAAGCACAGGTAACGGTTCCATTATTCTCAATGGGGTGGGAAAGATTGGTGGAAATTACAGTGGAGGCGTAATAGTTTGTGGTGTTGTACAGACAATGAATGGTGATATTACTATAACCGGAGAGAGTCGCGGTACTTTAGACAACAATTATGGTGTTGAAGTAACTGCAGGATTGATAAAAAGTACAGGGAATGGAAAGGTTGTTCTTGACGGTATTGGTGGACCTGGTACAGATGCTAATTTCGGTATATGTGTCAATAATAGCGGGCGAGTGCAAGTAAAGGACGGTAGTCTTATCATCAATGGTACTTCTAAGGGGACGGGGGTAGGAAACCACGGTGTCATGCTTAGAATTGGAGCAAATATTGAATCTATAGGGAATGCTATTGTAAAAATCACAGGCATAGGCGGTAAAGGTACTCACGATAACTTTGGAATGCAAATAGATAATAGCCGAATTGCTTCTGTAGAAGGTGATGTTACGTTGGATGTTATCGGTGGTCAAGGGAGTACAGGTACTAACGTTGGGTTAGTAACAACTGGTAGCAGTACTATTGAGTCAAGTGGTACTGCCCAAATAAATATAAATGGTACTGGTGGAAATGGGACGTCAGATAATTCTGGTATCTGGATCGCTTCTGGAACGGTTAAGACAGTAGATGGAGATATTGAGTTAAACGGAGCAGGTGGCAATGGAACTGCGTCTAATAATGATGGAATTGTTCTTGGTTCATCCGCTATTATTCAATCTTCAGGTAAGGGAAAAATCAATCTTATTGGAAAAGGTGGTATAGGAACAAGTAGTAATGAGGGGATTTCTATAGGCGGTGTTATCTCATCGCAGCAAAGTAATGTTTATCTAAATGGTACAGGTGGTACAGCAACAAGCACTGGTATTCAGATGGATGTTGGAACTACTATTCAAGCTGGCGGTAATGCTACGTTGGTAGCGAGCGGAGGAAACTTTATCAATAATGGCGGTGCAAATGCCGTCAGCACCACTTCAGGTAAACGCTGGCTGATTTATTCCAGCAGTCCGGCGGGAAACGTGACAGGCGGACTAGAACTAGACCATGACTTTAGTTTATATAACACGGCATATGCTTCTGGGGTGACGCCGTCGTACAGCGGCAATGGTTTTATCTACGCTAGTCCGCTGAATTTGTCGGCTACGCTTACCGGCACGGTTACCAAGATTTATGATGGTACACCATCTGCGGCGCTGACTGCGGCCAATTTTCAGCTTAGCGGTCTTAGTGGTGCGACTGGGACAGGGGGGAGCGTGTCAGGGACTTACGACAATAAAAATGTCGGCAGCGGCAAGACAGTGACGATTAATGGCACGGCTACTCTAAGCGGAGTAAACGATCTCATCGGAAAGGCAGTATACGGTTATAACTTTGACGGAACTCTTAATGGTACAATTAGCGGAGATATTACTCAAGCGCCACTGACGGCAGCTTTAACAGGTACAGTGAAGAAAACTTACGATGGCACGACTGCGGCCACGCTGAGCAGCAGTAGCTACAGCCTAAACGGAGTGATAGGCAGTGATGCGGTAACACTTGTCACTGCGGCTAACGGGAATTATGGCGATAAAAACGTCGGCAGCGGCAAGAACGTAACTGTGAACGGACTCAGTCTGAGCGGCAGCGATGCGGGTAATTACACCATAGGTACTAGTGTGAACGGTAACGTTGGTGTTATTGACCAAGCGCCGCTGACGGCAGTTTTAACTGGTACAGTGAAGAAAACTTACGACGGCACAACTACAGCCACGCTGAACAGCGGTAACTACAGCTTAAACGGAGTGATAGGCAACGATGCGGTAGCACTTGTCACTGCGACTAACGGCACTTATGGCGATAAAAACGCCGGCAGCGGCAAGAACGTAACTGTGAACGGACTCAGTCTGAGTGGCGACGATGCGGGTAATTACACCATAGGTACTAGTGTAAACGGTAACGTTGGTGTTATTGACCAAGCGTCGCTGACGGCAGTTTTAACTGGTACAGTGAAGAAAACTTACGACGGCAAAACTACCGCCACGCTGAACAGCAGTAACTACAGCCTAAACGGCGTAGTAACAGGTGACAGCGTGAATGTAGCAAATACCCAGGGCAGCTATAACGATAAAAATGCCGGCAGCGGCAAGAACGTAGCAGTAGATGGCATAACACTAAGCGGTGGCGATGCAGGTAACTACACCATAGGTGCTAGTGTGAACGGTAACGTTGGTGTTATTGACCAAGCGCCGCTGACGGCAGTTTTAACTGGTACAGTGAAGAAAACTTACGACGGCAAAACTACCGCCACGCTGAACAGCAGCAACTACAGCCTAAACGGCGTAGTAATAGGTGACAGCGTGAATGTAGCAAATACCCAGGGCAGCTATAACGATAAAAACGCCGGCAGCGGCAAGAACGTAACAGCAGATGGCATAACACTTAGTGGTGGCGATGCAGATAACTACACTGTTGCCTCCAGTGTGAGCGGTAATGTCGGAGTCATTGACAAAGCAACTCTGACCGTCACGGCGACAGCTAATACCAAGGTCTATGATGGCACGACTGGCGTGTCAGGCATACCAAAGGTAAGCGGACTGCAAACAGGAGACACGGTGACAAACCTAAGTGAAGTCTATACGGATCAAGCTGTTGGTATAAACAAAACATTGACGGTTAGCGGATATACGTTAAGCGACGGCAATGGAGGCAACAACTACATTGTGACTACGGTGGACAATAACAGCGGTGTAATCACTGCAATACCAACCCAGGTACCAACAGAACCACAATCGGATCACTATAACGGGGCAATTGTTACAGCAAATGACAGCCATACTGATGATGCAAGCATGAACCCGGTCAGCCATAGCATAAACGTGAAATCTTATGTAGTGCCCAAACAAGGGATTGACTTGACAGTAGTTCTTCCTAAGGCGGACATCGTCGTTCCTAACGGAAGACAAATTGATGTGACAGTGCCGCGAGACACTTTACCTTTAACAGATGAAACGATGCAATTAACGGCATTACAGTCGAATGGTCAGCCGCTGCCGTCGTGGCTTAGTTTCGATCCGCAGGCAGTCCGGTTCTACGGTCAGCCGCCAACTGGTTTTAGCGGCACAATCCATGTGCGGATTACGATGAGGGATACGAGGGGGAATGAGACGTCTGCCGTATTTAAATTGATTATTGGCACTGCGGCGAACGATCAGGGAACTTTGCAGGCAGAAACTGTGGGAGATAGTACGAAGGAATGCTTGTTTTAG
- a CDS encoding ShlB/FhaC/HecB family hemolysin secretion/activation protein: MTKNVWQRGSQLIIFVTLLCLTGPAFSAERPDAGTTISGLGEHKLVPVEQSVPRIEVDSKQQTSVPATGGPQIMVGGIHITGQNIYSEDKLLSLISDALGKQLTLGQLETLAGRISKYFHAQGYFLANAVIPAQDIKGGVVEIAVVIGQYGKIDVRNHSALNQSNLTILLSSLKSGDYIQSESLERTLLRLSDTNGVGAKATLVPGAAPGTSDLIVEVNDAAKTNGQFYTDNYGNRFTGQTRVGFNMNINNLSGNGDMASIGGLLTSGADMNDCTLSYLVPTGGQGAKLGVGYSHMHYLLGGEFAGLNANGIAKTSSIYETFVLNRSRSFNLNGHIGYDRKQLFDRKDAVGYVSDKRAGVWMLGLNGDSRDSFGSGGVNSFALTYSQGHLSMESADAKSEDVTAKTAGSYNKTNLSLYRVQHVTDRLNLHLSFTGQLANKNLDSSEKIYLGGANGVRAYPQGEASGDEGYLMTGEFRWDMPTPSFQLAAFIDNGRVTLNKNPWDTSANTRSLTGAGVGFIWNRASDYSIRLDYAWKISKSLATSDIDKSGRFWLQGVKYF; encoded by the coding sequence ATGACAAAGAATGTATGGCAACGCGGTAGTCAACTTATTATTTTTGTAACGTTACTATGTCTGACTGGCCCTGCTTTTTCTGCTGAACGACCTGACGCGGGTACAACTATCAGTGGGTTGGGGGAACACAAGCTGGTGCCTGTGGAACAATCAGTTCCACGTATCGAAGTCGATTCTAAGCAACAGACTTCCGTCCCCGCTACCGGCGGACCTCAAATCATGGTTGGCGGGATTCATATTACTGGTCAGAATATATATAGCGAGGACAAGCTGTTGTCCCTTATTAGCGACGCGTTGGGCAAGCAGCTTACCTTGGGACAACTGGAAACTCTCGCTGGTCGGATTAGCAAATACTTTCATGCTCAGGGCTACTTTCTCGCCAATGCGGTGATTCCCGCTCAAGACATAAAGGGCGGCGTAGTGGAAATTGCTGTTGTCATCGGTCAGTACGGCAAGATCGACGTCCGTAATCATTCGGCACTAAATCAGAGCAACTTAACCATCCTACTGAGCAGTCTCAAAAGCGGCGACTACATACAAAGCGAATCACTTGAGCGGACACTCCTGCGTCTAAGTGATACCAACGGCGTCGGTGCCAAGGCCACCCTTGTTCCAGGGGCGGCCCCGGGAACATCTGATCTCATTGTCGAAGTCAATGATGCCGCTAAAACGAACGGCCAGTTTTATACCGACAACTACGGCAACCGTTTTACCGGACAGACAAGAGTCGGCTTCAATATGAACATCAATAATCTAAGCGGCAACGGCGACATGGCCAGCATTGGCGGCTTACTAACCAGTGGAGCAGACATGAACGACTGTACCCTCTCTTATCTCGTGCCTACTGGTGGACAAGGCGCCAAACTCGGGGTGGGCTATTCCCATATGCACTACTTGCTAGGCGGCGAATTCGCTGGTTTGAATGCCAATGGTATTGCTAAAACCAGCAGTATCTATGAAACATTCGTACTTAACCGTTCCCGGAGTTTTAACTTAAATGGCCATATCGGCTATGACCGTAAACAATTGTTTGACCGCAAGGATGCCGTCGGCTATGTATCAGATAAACGGGCTGGTGTTTGGATGCTTGGTTTGAATGGTGACAGCCGTGATAGTTTCGGTAGCGGCGGTGTCAACAGTTTTGCTCTCACCTACTCCCAGGGTCACCTGAGCATGGAATCGGCAGATGCAAAAAGTGAGGATGTCACAGCCAAAACCGCTGGCAGCTACAACAAAACCAATCTCAGCCTTTACCGGGTGCAACATGTTACCGATCGGTTGAACTTGCATTTGTCCTTTACCGGACAGTTGGCTAATAAAAACCTCGACTCATCGGAAAAAATTTATCTTGGCGGTGCGAACGGCGTACGGGCCTACCCTCAGGGTGAGGCCTCTGGCGATGAAGGTTATTTAATGACCGGTGAATTCCGTTGGGACATGCCGACGCCTAGTTTCCAGTTAGCGGCTTTCATCGATAATGGCAGAGTGACTCTCAACAAAAATCCCTGGGACACATCGGCAAATACGCGCAGTCTTACCGGTGCGGGAGTTGGCTTCATCTGGAATCGGGCAAGCGATTATTCGATTCGTTTGGATTACGCATGGAAGATTAGTAAGAGTCTGGCGACATCAGATATTGATAAAAGTGGACGTTTCTGGCTACAGGGCGTGAAGTATTTCTAG
- the pheA gene encoding prephenate dehydratase, whose amino-acid sequence MALIGYLGPAGTYSEEAAHHLCDGDEQQFKPFVTIDAAIWAVAKGEVDTSIVPIENSLGGSVTVTLDILAHEVDLYITAEFVAAIRHNLLVKQDQESEAIEMILSHPQALAQCRHVLQTLYPGVSFKPVDSTAEAARLVAEGTGRMAAISSAKAAKQYGLSIVNHDVQDNLTNCTRFVRLERVPQKTCSAGPCKTSIVCEINGKKPGSLCEILQEFSIRNVNLTRIESRPARTGLGRYIFFLDMEGRLNDAVIAEAVAAVQKKSFWFKNLGTYAVGSY is encoded by the coding sequence ATGGCATTGATTGGTTATCTTGGTCCGGCGGGAACGTATAGTGAAGAAGCAGCTCATCATCTATGTGACGGTGATGAACAGCAGTTTAAACCTTTTGTAACGATTGACGCGGCCATTTGGGCTGTAGCCAAGGGAGAAGTTGATACCAGTATCGTTCCCATCGAAAATTCTCTTGGTGGATCGGTGACAGTGACACTGGATATTCTAGCTCATGAAGTAGATCTGTATATTACAGCTGAATTTGTTGCAGCGATTCGGCATAATTTGCTTGTCAAACAGGACCAAGAATCAGAGGCCATTGAGATGATTTTATCACATCCTCAGGCTTTGGCCCAATGTCGCCATGTCTTACAGACACTTTATCCGGGGGTTTCGTTTAAGCCTGTTGACAGTACGGCTGAGGCAGCGCGGCTTGTTGCTGAAGGAACAGGCAGAATGGCAGCTATTAGCAGTGCGAAGGCTGCCAAACAGTACGGTCTTTCGATTGTAAATCACGATGTACAAGACAATTTAACGAATTGTACTCGCTTTGTGCGTTTGGAACGGGTACCCCAAAAGACTTGTTCGGCCGGTCCGTGCAAGACATCCATTGTTTGTGAAATCAATGGTAAAAAACCAGGCAGTCTATGTGAAATCTTGCAGGAATTTTCGATTCGCAATGTCAATTTGACGCGAATTGAATCCCGGCCCGCCCGCACGGGACTTGGCAGGTATATTTTCTTTTTGGATATGGAAGGCAGGTTGAATGATGCGGTGATTGCTGAGGCTGTTGCTGCTGTACAGAAGAAGAGTTTTTGGTTTAAAAATTTAGGAACTTATGCAGTCGGGTCATATTAA
- a CDS encoding anthranilate synthase component II: MILLIDNYDSFTYNVYQYVANLGFTVTVVRNDQTTATALAKQSWEAIILSPGPGTPADSGICPDVIRQFAGQVPILGICLGHQTIGEVYGGKVVRAGEIMHGKVSGIMHNAQGLYKGLPQPFVAGRYHSLIVDRASLPDCLEITSQTSDGVIMGLKHKELDVEGVQFHPESVLTPQGLKILQNFVEKINNKTCL, from the coding sequence ATGATCTTATTAATTGATAACTATGATTCCTTTACTTATAATGTCTATCAATATGTTGCCAATTTGGGCTTTACAGTGACTGTTGTGCGCAATGATCAGACGACAGCCACGGCACTTGCCAAACAATCGTGGGAGGCCATTATTTTGTCACCTGGACCCGGTACGCCGGCGGACAGTGGCATTTGTCCCGACGTCATCAGGCAGTTTGCCGGTCAGGTTCCTATTTTGGGAATTTGTTTGGGACATCAAACAATTGGCGAAGTCTATGGCGGCAAGGTTGTGCGTGCAGGGGAAATTATGCATGGTAAAGTTTCTGGTATTATGCATAACGCGCAGGGTCTTTACAAAGGACTGCCGCAGCCCTTTGTTGCCGGACGCTATCATTCTCTCATTGTTGACAGGGCATCTTTGCCGGATTGTTTAGAAATCACGTCCCAAACTTCGGATGGTGTGATTATGGGGCTAAAGCATAAAGAATTGGACGTAGAAGGCGTACAGTTTCATCCGGAGTCTGTCTTGACACCGCAAGGTTTAAAAATATTACAAAATTTTGTAGAAAAAATAAATAATAAGACTTGTTTGTAA
- the trpE gene encoding anthranilate synthase component I: MKVLSTGEEFCKLAQDYNVVPVFAELSTDMETPISAYYKIVGDDVGFILESATTEKNFGRYSFIGAQPFASIAAQCVKSELTENNKKTTLSGPPLTVLKNFFEQHSFPPLTDLPPFIGGAVGYQTYESVTTFERIRGKKVPDGMIVAEYLFCRVMIIMDHVKHVTRLVYLALNPAENDAKSAYENAVNELHAVARRLEQKVVFPEFHASQASKKKRSGADTATTSRGHYIDMVNKAKDYIAAGDIFQVVLSQQFCRELNQHPFAIYRRLRQVNPSPYMFYINFGQRQLVGASPEMLVKVEDSKVLTCPIAGTRPRGKTPDQDARLAKELLADDKEKAEHAMLVDLGRNDIGRVSLPGTVEVVKMLEVGYFSHVMHLISEVTGQLDPKYTALDVLTACFPAGTLSGAPKVRAMEIIHELEQDERGFYAGAIGYIDFRGNLDACIAIRTLMVENGQMISRTGAGIVADSIPEKEYQESLDKGQALFQVMEEAEDQ, encoded by the coding sequence ATGAAGGTTCTTTCGACAGGAGAAGAGTTTTGTAAGCTGGCTCAAGACTATAACGTTGTTCCCGTATTTGCAGAGTTGTCCACCGATATGGAGACCCCCATATCGGCCTATTATAAAATTGTCGGTGATGACGTGGGCTTTATTTTGGAAAGCGCCACAACAGAAAAAAACTTTGGTCGCTATTCCTTTATTGGTGCCCAGCCTTTTGCGTCGATTGCGGCACAGTGTGTGAAATCGGAACTGACGGAGAATAATAAAAAGACGACATTGTCAGGTCCGCCGCTTACAGTACTCAAAAACTTTTTTGAGCAGCATTCTTTTCCGCCTCTTACGGATTTACCGCCTTTTATTGGCGGGGCAGTGGGTTACCAAACCTATGAATCTGTGACGACATTTGAGCGCATTCGCGGTAAAAAGGTTCCTGATGGTATGATCGTAGCCGAATATTTATTTTGCCGCGTGATGATAATTATGGATCATGTGAAGCATGTAACGCGTTTGGTCTATTTGGCATTAAATCCAGCAGAAAATGATGCAAAATCTGCTTATGAGAATGCCGTAAATGAACTTCATGCAGTGGCCCGTCGGTTAGAACAAAAGGTTGTATTTCCTGAATTTCATGCTTCGCAAGCAAGTAAGAAAAAAAGGTCAGGTGCAGATACAGCTACAACGAGTCGTGGCCATTATATTGACATGGTAAACAAGGCCAAGGACTATATTGCTGCCGGCGACATTTTTCAAGTCGTTTTATCCCAGCAGTTCTGTCGTGAATTAAATCAGCATCCCTTTGCCATTTACCGGCGATTACGTCAAGTGAATCCATCGCCTTATATGTTTTATATCAACTTTGGTCAACGCCAGCTTGTGGGTGCCTCACCGGAGATGTTGGTAAAAGTGGAAGACAGCAAGGTGCTGACCTGTCCAATTGCCGGTACTCGCCCACGGGGGAAAACACCTGATCAAGATGCTCGGCTGGCAAAAGAGTTACTTGCTGATGACAAAGAAAAAGCTGAACATGCCATGCTTGTTGATCTGGGACGAAATGACATTGGCCGCGTCAGTCTGCCTGGCACAGTTGAGGTTGTGAAAATGCTGGAAGTGGGCTACTTTTCCCATGTCATGCATCTCATTTCAGAAGTGACAGGCCAGCTTGATCCGAAGTATACGGCGCTTGACGTGCTTACCGCCTGTTTTCCTGCCGGGACATTAAGCGGCGCACCGAAAGTGCGGGCTATGGAAATTATTCATGAGCTTGAACAAGATGAACGGGGCTTTTATGCCGGTGCCATTGGCTACATTGATTTTCGGGGCAATCTTGATGCTTGTATTGCCATTCGGACGCTTATGGTAGAAAACGGCCAAATGATCAGCCGCACAGGTGCTGGCATTGTGGCTGACTCGATTCCTGAAAAAGAGTATCAAGAGTCCCTTGATAAGGGGCAGGCTCTGTTTCAGGTCATGGAGGAGGCAGAAGACCAATGA
- the trpA gene encoding tryptophan synthase subunit alpha, whose protein sequence is MSRITGKFTELQAKKRKGLIVYLSAGYPDYETTLQAVKAAEEAGADMIELGIPFSDPMADGPVIQKASTQALKAGATTGKTLELIRQIRQQSTIPLAVMTYANVILHAGIEKFMADFSAAGLDGIIVPDVPAEESDLFDIPCKAVGLDFIHFAAPTTTPDRIQMVCQKASGFIYCISTTGVTGVRHVDYGAIAKVITAVRQATKVPLAIGFGIGSGESAREAAQYADAVIVGSALVQAIGEQGVEGVRSLIQSIRCGLDEQGEV, encoded by the coding sequence ATGTCACGCATAACGGGAAAATTTACAGAACTTCAAGCAAAAAAACGCAAAGGTCTTATTGTGTATTTGAGTGCCGGTTATCCTGACTATGAAACAACATTGCAGGCTGTCAAGGCGGCAGAAGAGGCTGGAGCTGATATGATCGAATTAGGTATTCCCTTTTCCGATCCCATGGCGGATGGTCCGGTCATTCAAAAGGCTTCCACTCAGGCGCTCAAAGCGGGTGCTACGACGGGAAAAACGCTGGAACTCATTCGACAAATTCGTCAGCAGTCAACGATTCCTCTGGCTGTCATGACCTATGCGAATGTTATTCTGCATGCAGGCATCGAAAAATTTATGGCTGATTTTTCAGCAGCTGGTTTGGATGGCATCATTGTGCCTGATGTGCCTGCTGAGGAGTCTGATTTATTTGATATCCCTTGTAAGGCAGTGGGATTGGACTTCATTCATTTTGCCGCGCCAACGACAACACCTGATCGCATACAGATGGTATGTCAAAAGGCTTCAGGATTTATTTATTGCATTTCAACGACAGGCGTCACGGGTGTGCGTCATGTTGATTACGGCGCCATTGCTAAGGTCATCACTGCCGTTCGTCAGGCGACCAAAGTGCCTCTTGCGATTGGTTTTGGAATAGGCAGCGGCGAGTCAGCACGAGAAGCAGCACAGTATGCTGATGCCGTTATTGTAGGGAGTGCCCTTGTTCAGGCAATTGGTGAACAAGGGGTTGAAGGCGTACGCAGTCTTATTCAGTCGATTCGCTGTGGACTGGATGAACAGGGGGAAGTCTAA